In the Kribbella sp. NBC_00482 genome, one interval contains:
- a CDS encoding Bug family tripartite tricarboxylate transporter substrate binding protein translates to MSRPRTVLVAAGLTISLLVSGCSALEKTLDGGSVAGDFPSRNVEIMVPAAPGGGWDLTARQFQHVVQEKKLLGERAVSVVNVTGAGGAVGISKLVTKNRKDPHTLMITGLVMVGALTLNQSEITVSDTTPIATLTAEQEVLVVKSDSPLKSLKDLVEMYKADPSKVSWGGGTIGGTDHITAGTLVKAAGADPSKVKYISYSGGGEATAAILSGDVTVGISGLSEFEEQITAGKMRVLATSGTEPVTLNGKQLPTMKSEGYDAEVQNWRAIVAPPDVPAADRQRLIDFVTKVNQSPEWAEIRKKNGWTDFFKTGDDATKFIAEETTRVQALEKELGIL, encoded by the coding sequence ATGTCGCGACCCAGAACGGTGCTGGTCGCCGCGGGTCTCACGATCAGTCTGCTCGTCAGCGGCTGCTCGGCCCTGGAGAAGACGCTCGACGGCGGCAGCGTCGCCGGCGACTTCCCGAGCCGCAACGTCGAGATTATGGTCCCCGCCGCGCCTGGTGGTGGTTGGGACCTGACCGCCCGGCAGTTCCAGCACGTGGTCCAGGAGAAGAAGCTGCTCGGCGAGAGAGCGGTCTCCGTGGTGAACGTGACCGGCGCCGGCGGCGCGGTCGGCATCTCCAAGCTGGTCACGAAGAACCGCAAGGACCCGCACACGCTGATGATCACCGGCCTGGTGATGGTCGGCGCGCTGACGCTGAACCAGTCCGAGATCACCGTCTCCGACACCACGCCGATCGCGACGCTCACCGCGGAGCAGGAGGTGCTGGTGGTGAAGTCGGACTCGCCGCTGAAGTCCCTCAAGGACCTGGTCGAGATGTACAAGGCCGACCCGTCGAAGGTGAGCTGGGGCGGCGGAACGATCGGCGGCACCGACCACATCACCGCGGGCACGCTGGTGAAGGCGGCCGGTGCGGACCCGTCGAAGGTCAAGTACATCAGCTACTCCGGCGGCGGCGAGGCGACCGCGGCGATCCTGTCCGGCGACGTGACGGTGGGCATCTCCGGGCTGAGTGAGTTCGAGGAGCAGATCACCGCCGGGAAGATGCGCGTCCTCGCCACCTCCGGCACCGAGCCGGTCACACTCAACGGCAAGCAGCTCCCGACGATGAAGTCCGAGGGGTACGACGCCGAGGTGCAGAACTGGCGCGCGATCGTCGCACCGCCCGACGTACCGGCCGCGGACCGGCAACGGCTGATCGACTTCGTGACGAAGGTGAACCAGTCGCCCGAGTGGGCCGAGATCCGGAAGAAGAACGGCTGGACCGACTTCTTCAAGACCGGTGACGACGCCACCAAGTTCATCGCCGAGGAAACCACCCGCGTCCAGGCCCTGGAGAAGGAGCTGGGAATCCTGTGA
- a CDS encoding universal stress protein, whose protein sequence is MKILVGYVPTPEGEAALTAAAVEAELRGASILLLNTSRGDAYIDARYANADELAAAEAKLREHGVEVTIQQAVSEGDVAGALLKAAAADDVGLIVLGLRRRSPVGKLILGSTAQRVLLESPVPVLAVKVQSPHD, encoded by the coding sequence GTGAAGATTCTCGTCGGATACGTACCAACGCCCGAGGGTGAGGCGGCGCTGACCGCCGCGGCGGTCGAGGCCGAGCTGCGCGGGGCCTCGATCCTACTGCTGAACACGAGCCGCGGCGACGCCTACATCGACGCCCGCTACGCCAACGCCGACGAGTTGGCGGCCGCCGAGGCCAAGCTGCGCGAGCACGGCGTCGAGGTGACGATCCAGCAGGCGGTTTCCGAGGGCGACGTGGCCGGCGCACTCCTGAAGGCAGCCGCCGCCGACGACGTCGGCCTGATCGTCCTCGGCCTCCGCCGCCGCAGCCCGGTCGGCAAACTCATCCTCGGCAGCACCGCCCAACGAGTCCTCCTCGAATCCCCCGTCCCGGTCCTCGCCGTCAAGGTCCAGTCACCCCACGACTGA
- a CDS encoding CaiB/BaiF CoA transferase family protein has translation MRPDVDLLAGVRVLDLTNVLAGPFAGYQLALMGAEVIKVEVPGSGDLARNLGGDLELSKDGLGISFLAQNAGKRSLTLNLKSTAGREVFERLVREADVLLENFRPGVLERLGFPVDVLRSLNPGLVYCAVSGFGQTGPMRGRPAYDQIIQGLSGIMSVTGTPETAPIRTGFPIADTLGGYAAAFAISAALVKRERTGAGSFLDVSMLETAVAAMGWVVSDYLVAGRKPGAMGNENATSAPSGTFRTADGALNIAANKQEQYVELCTALGRLELLTDARFGSREARKVHRAELKEELERTLSQRSAAYWDELLAESGVPVAPVLSVEQTLSLPQLAERELLHTVEMPDGRDRELRVLGSSVHVDGGSVGPSTRPPRLGEHTDEILAELGYTSDEITELRATGAT, from the coding sequence GTGCGTCCTGACGTGGATTTGCTGGCTGGTGTGCGGGTGCTTGATCTGACCAATGTGCTCGCAGGGCCGTTTGCCGGTTATCAGTTGGCGTTGATGGGAGCCGAGGTGATCAAGGTCGAGGTGCCCGGGTCGGGCGATCTCGCCCGGAACCTCGGTGGCGACCTGGAGCTGTCCAAGGACGGGCTCGGCATCTCGTTCCTCGCCCAGAACGCGGGGAAGCGCTCTCTCACGCTCAACCTGAAGAGCACCGCCGGTCGTGAGGTCTTCGAGCGACTGGTCCGTGAGGCGGATGTACTGCTGGAGAACTTCCGGCCGGGAGTCCTCGAGCGCCTCGGCTTCCCGGTCGACGTACTGCGGTCGCTGAATCCGGGCCTCGTGTACTGCGCGGTGTCGGGCTTCGGCCAGACCGGGCCGATGCGCGGGCGACCGGCGTACGACCAGATCATCCAGGGACTGTCCGGGATCATGAGCGTCACGGGAACGCCGGAGACCGCGCCGATCCGGACCGGTTTCCCGATCGCGGACACGCTCGGCGGGTACGCCGCGGCGTTCGCGATCTCGGCGGCGCTGGTGAAACGGGAACGGACCGGCGCCGGCAGTTTCCTCGACGTCTCGATGCTGGAAACGGCGGTCGCGGCGATGGGATGGGTGGTCTCGGACTACCTGGTCGCGGGCCGGAAACCCGGTGCCATGGGCAACGAGAACGCGACGTCGGCCCCGTCCGGAACGTTCCGGACCGCAGACGGGGCGCTGAACATCGCGGCCAACAAGCAGGAGCAGTACGTCGAGCTGTGCACGGCGCTGGGCCGCCTGGAGTTGCTGACGGACGCGCGGTTCGGGTCACGGGAAGCGCGGAAGGTGCATCGGGCCGAGCTGAAGGAGGAACTTGAGAGAACGCTCTCTCAGCGTTCCGCGGCGTACTGGGACGAGTTGCTCGCGGAGTCCGGCGTACCGGTCGCGCCGGTGCTGAGCGTCGAGCAGACGCTCTCTCTGCCGCAGCTCGCCGAACGCGAACTCCTGCACACGGTGGAGATGCCCGACGGACGGGATCGCGAACTGCGGGTGCTCGGCAGCAGCGTGCACGTGGACGGCGGGTCGGTCGGACCGTCGACGCGTCCGCCGCGACTGGGAGAACACACCGACGAGATCCTCGCCGAGCTCGGCTACACCTCGGACGAGATCACAGAGCTACGAGCAACAGGAGCTACATGA
- a CDS encoding IclR family transcriptional regulator produces MSEGDGVRSVHRALDLLERFDDEHPTWSLAALTAASGLPKTTVLRLVTTLEQRGLVAAIGPGKYAIGPGFLRWSRLSSATMEIPPAVRAAMGKLSADTGETANLYIRVGRTRVCLAQAPGSLSVRHMVVVGSSMPLWGGAASKVLLTDPPVLAVDPSLIEELALEAPRQPGFAKKLRAAVTDAAARGFAVSHGERELGASGVAAPVRRTDGRVVAAIAIGGPTTRFSDDRLPPYITAVRRCSETIVRTGWSGFSAS; encoded by the coding sequence ATGAGTGAAGGTGACGGAGTACGGAGTGTGCACCGCGCGCTGGACCTGCTCGAGCGGTTCGACGACGAGCATCCGACCTGGTCGCTGGCGGCGCTGACGGCGGCGAGCGGGCTGCCGAAGACGACGGTGCTCCGGCTCGTGACCACGCTCGAGCAGCGCGGTCTGGTCGCGGCGATCGGGCCGGGCAAGTACGCGATCGGTCCGGGCTTCCTGCGCTGGTCCCGGCTGAGCAGCGCGACGATGGAGATCCCGCCGGCGGTCCGCGCGGCGATGGGCAAGCTGTCGGCCGACACGGGCGAGACCGCGAACCTGTACATCCGCGTCGGCCGGACCCGGGTCTGTCTCGCGCAGGCGCCGGGCTCGCTGAGCGTCCGGCACATGGTGGTCGTCGGATCGTCGATGCCGCTGTGGGGCGGAGCCGCGTCGAAGGTGCTGCTGACGGATCCGCCGGTGCTCGCCGTCGATCCGTCGCTGATCGAGGAGCTTGCGTTGGAGGCGCCGCGGCAGCCGGGGTTCGCGAAGAAGCTGCGGGCCGCGGTCACCGATGCGGCTGCGCGGGGGTTCGCGGTCAGTCATGGTGAGCGCGAGCTTGGTGCGTCGGGTGTTGCGGCTCCGGTACGGCGTACTGACGGGCGGGTCGTTGCGGCGATCGCGATCGGCGGGCCGACGACCCGCTTCAGCGACGACCGCCTGCCGCCGTACATCACCGCCGTACGCCGCTGCTCGGAAACCATCGTGCGAACGGGGTGGAGCGGTTTCAGTGCGTCCTGA
- a CDS encoding tripartite tricarboxylate transporter permease, translating into MIGLSVFGDLLHGFGTVLDPMNLLWAVLGVTLGMLVGILPGIGPALTIALLLPITFNFSDPIGAFIMFAGIYYGAMYGGSTTSILINTPGESASVATAIEGHKMALKGRARAALATAAIGSFVAGTISTVLLTFVAKPIGSLASHFQATDYFAITLLAMVAVTALVGHSLVRGLLSLVVGLFIGLIGLDSLSGAPRYTFGTLRLLDGIDVVIVIVGLFAIGETLHVASKLRSTPERPAVLEKGRLRTGYLTRSDWGRSWKPWLRGTALGFPFGAIPSGGAEVPTFLSYSIERRQARKKGRDEFGDGAIEGVAGPEAANNASFSGVLVPLLTLGLPTSATAAVMLAAFQIFNVQPGPQLFEDQSTLVWTLIASLYIGNLILLIMNLPLIQIWVQVLKVPRPLLYSGILVFACLGVYSLSGSGYEVLMALLIGVAGFFMRKLDFPIAPVILGVILGPTMEEQFRRSLVISNGDASVFITRPLSAVIIALTVLALFVPYLPRIVARIRGTQPTRDRLSFGEDD; encoded by the coding sequence GTGATCGGCTTGAGTGTTTTCGGTGACCTCCTGCACGGCTTCGGCACCGTGCTCGACCCGATGAACCTGCTGTGGGCCGTCCTCGGCGTCACCCTCGGCATGCTCGTCGGCATCCTGCCCGGCATCGGCCCCGCGCTGACGATCGCGCTGCTGCTGCCGATCACGTTCAACTTCTCCGACCCGATCGGCGCCTTCATCATGTTCGCCGGGATCTACTACGGCGCGATGTACGGCGGTTCGACCACGTCGATCCTGATCAACACCCCCGGTGAGTCGGCCTCGGTGGCGACCGCGATCGAGGGTCACAAGATGGCGCTCAAGGGCCGGGCCCGGGCGGCGCTGGCGACCGCGGCGATCGGGTCGTTCGTGGCCGGGACGATCTCGACCGTGCTGCTGACGTTCGTCGCGAAGCCGATCGGGAGCCTGGCGAGCCATTTCCAGGCGACCGACTACTTCGCGATCACGCTGCTCGCGATGGTCGCGGTGACCGCGCTCGTCGGGCACTCGCTGGTTCGCGGGCTGCTGTCGCTGGTGGTCGGGCTGTTCATCGGGCTGATCGGTCTCGACAGCCTGTCCGGTGCGCCGCGGTACACGTTCGGCACGCTGCGGCTGCTCGACGGGATCGACGTGGTGATCGTGATCGTCGGGTTGTTCGCGATCGGCGAGACGTTGCACGTGGCGTCGAAGCTGCGGTCCACTCCGGAGCGTCCCGCCGTACTGGAGAAGGGCCGGCTGCGGACCGGGTACCTGACCAGGTCGGACTGGGGACGGTCGTGGAAGCCGTGGCTGCGGGGCACCGCGCTCGGGTTCCCGTTCGGGGCGATCCCGTCCGGCGGCGCCGAAGTACCGACGTTCCTGTCGTACTCGATCGAGCGGCGGCAGGCGCGCAAGAAGGGCCGCGACGAGTTCGGTGACGGCGCGATCGAGGGGGTGGCGGGACCGGAGGCGGCGAACAACGCGTCGTTCTCGGGTGTACTCGTACCGCTGCTGACGCTCGGTCTGCCCACGTCGGCGACGGCCGCGGTGATGCTCGCGGCGTTCCAGATCTTCAACGTGCAGCCGGGGCCGCAGCTGTTCGAGGACCAGAGCACGCTGGTCTGGACTCTCATCGCGTCGCTGTACATCGGGAACCTGATCCTGCTGATCATGAACCTGCCGCTGATCCAGATCTGGGTCCAGGTCCTCAAGGTCCCCCGTCCCTTGCTGTACTCCGGAATTCTGGTCTTCGCGTGCCTCGGTGTGTACTCGCTGTCCGGCTCCGGCTACGAGGTGCTGATGGCGCTCCTGATCGGTGTGGCCGGGTTCTTCATGCGGAAGCTCGACTTCCCGATCGCGCCGGTGATCCTCGGCGTGATCCTCGGGCCGACGATGGAGGAGCAGTTCCGCCGGTCGCTGGTGATCTCGAACGGCGACGCGAGCGTGTTCATCACCCGCCCGCTGAGCGCCGTGATCATCGCGCTGACGGTGCTCGCGCTGTTCGTCCCGTACCTGCCGCGGATCGTCGCCCGCATCCGCGGTACCCAACCCACCCGCGACCGCCTGTCCTTCGGCGAGGACGATTGA
- a CDS encoding citryl-CoA lyase, giving the protein MSTEGADWWATGISDIEPGVIRFHGYPIEQLIDGITFPQMIWLMVRGELPTPGEARLLEQTLVAAVDHGPQAPSIAAARMAASCGLALNNAIATGVNLLGDVHGGAGQQCLEVLYDLRRTVDAGTDPTTAARELVASYKERKAYVPGFGHRFHPHDPRRDPLIAAAQQAVADGTISGEHLEIALSLESVLAPVPMNVDGATATIYAELGLPAELARGLFILSRSVGLLAHAREQQQEPTRIKGPLPKSVIPTYTGHPPRSL; this is encoded by the coding sequence ATGAGTACCGAGGGTGCTGATTGGTGGGCAACGGGGATCTCGGATATCGAGCCCGGCGTGATCCGGTTTCACGGTTATCCGATCGAGCAGCTGATCGACGGGATCACGTTTCCGCAGATGATCTGGCTGATGGTCCGCGGTGAACTGCCGACGCCGGGGGAGGCGCGGCTGCTCGAGCAGACCCTCGTCGCCGCCGTCGACCACGGCCCGCAGGCGCCCTCGATCGCGGCCGCCCGGATGGCCGCCTCCTGCGGTCTGGCGCTAAACAACGCGATCGCCACCGGTGTGAACCTGCTCGGTGACGTCCACGGCGGCGCCGGACAGCAATGCCTCGAAGTCCTGTACGACCTGCGACGCACGGTCGACGCCGGCACCGACCCGACGACCGCAGCCCGAGAGCTCGTTGCCTCGTACAAGGAACGCAAGGCGTACGTCCCCGGCTTCGGTCACCGCTTCCACCCGCACGACCCGCGCCGCGACCCTCTCATCGCCGCCGCCCAGCAGGCAGTTGCCGACGGCACCATCAGCGGGGAACACCTGGAGATCGCTCTCTCGCTGGAATCCGTTCTCGCTCCCGTCCCGATGAACGTCGACGGCGCCACCGCGACCATCTACGCCGAACTCGGCCTCCCCGCCGAACTCGCCCGTGGCCTCTTCATCCTGTCCCGCTCCGTCGGCCTGCTCGCGCACGCCCGCGAGCAGCAACAAGAACCGACGCGCATCAAAGGCCCTCTCCCGAAGTCCGTCATCCCCACGTACACCGGCCACCCACCCCGCTCACTCTGA
- the hrpA gene encoding ATP-dependent RNA helicase HrpA has product MNLSEVAARLEDLTAYDREHLGRRLERVRRTTDARKRAAELQGVAAAVEQAERRVEVRRNAVPEITYPEELPVSQLKDEIAAAIRDHQVVVVAGETGSGKTTQIPKICLELGRGVHGMIGHTQPRRLAARTVAERIAEELGTELGETIGFAVRFTDKVSERSLVKLMTDGILLNELQRDRDLTRYDTLIIDEAHERSLNIDFILGYLERLLPRRPDLKVIITSATIDPERFAAHFAAADGTPAPIVEVSGRTYPVEVRYRPVNDPEDPRTIDRDQTQAILDAVDELEYEADGDVLVFLSGEREIRDTADALNDKFRGERRTTEILPLYARLSNAEQHRVFQPHANRRIVLATNVAETSLTVPGIKYVIDPGTARISRYSHRTKVQHLPIEPVSQASANQRKGRSGRTSDGICIRLYSEEDFDNRPEFTEPEILRTNLASVILQMTAIGLGDIAAFPFIDEPDKRSITDGLQLLTELGAIDTPKGGRLTPIGRQLAQIPLDPRLARMIVEADKHACVREVMVIAAALSIQDPRERPTDAEAQAQQAHARFRDPNSDFLGYLNLWGYLKKQQKELSGNQFRRMCRSEYLNYLRVREWQDIFAQLRQVASQIGVKLNSGEPADPQSVHIALMSGLLSHLGMKDPANQHQYLGARGTKFAIFPGSGLFKKPPQFVMAAELVETSKLWARVNAKIEPEWAEDLAPHLIKRSYSEPHWERKAGAVMAYEKVTLYGVPIVARRKVNYGKVDPEVSRELFIRHALVEGDWDTHHKFFHENRKLIEEVEELEERTRRRDLLVDDETLFAFYDERLGPEVVTGRHFDTWWKTARQRDADLLDFERSLIVREGADVKEDEFPLRWTQNGMTFDLTYAFEPGTDADGVTVHIPLLVLNQVTADGFEWSVPGFREELVTTLIKSLPKAVRRNIVPAPDHARQILPELDPASGPLTDAMARALRDLRGVVIETEDWDWTRVPEHLRLTFRVEDDKRKTVAEGKDLAKLKEKLKPKTKAAISQVASKAVSGLEKAGLTDWTLGDLPRSFSEHRNGLTVAGYPALVDEGKSVAIRLQETERDQAAAMWAGTRRLLLLTMPSVIDVVQRNLSNQQKMTLMAGPHRNVGELLDDAIAAAVDQLMAAAGGPAWNLTAFSILRDAVRSDLADTVLTILQQVEQVLGHARTVDKQISRAASPALLAALSDVRGQLEGLVHPGFITETGAKRLPDLVRYLRGMEQRLDKLGANAARDRSGMAVVDMLTDEYRKRLRAVPTGKYPSPELLEVRWMLEELRISLFAQTLGTPYPVSEKRIRKALADS; this is encoded by the coding sequence GTGAACCTCAGCGAGGTCGCGGCTCGGCTGGAAGATCTGACGGCTTACGACCGGGAGCATCTGGGGCGCCGGCTCGAGCGGGTCCGGCGTACAACGGATGCTCGCAAGCGGGCCGCCGAGCTGCAGGGGGTGGCCGCGGCCGTCGAGCAGGCCGAGCGGCGCGTGGAGGTGCGGAGGAACGCCGTACCGGAGATCACGTACCCGGAAGAGCTGCCGGTCAGTCAGCTGAAGGACGAGATCGCCGCCGCGATCCGGGACCACCAGGTCGTGGTCGTCGCGGGCGAGACCGGGTCCGGGAAGACCACTCAGATCCCGAAGATCTGCCTCGAGCTCGGCCGCGGCGTGCACGGCATGATCGGCCACACCCAGCCCCGCCGGCTCGCCGCGCGGACCGTCGCGGAGCGGATCGCGGAAGAACTCGGCACCGAGCTCGGTGAGACGATCGGTTTCGCCGTACGGTTCACCGACAAGGTCAGCGAGCGCTCTCTGGTCAAGCTGATGACCGACGGCATCCTGCTGAACGAGCTGCAGCGCGACCGTGACCTGACGCGGTACGACACCCTCATCATCGACGAGGCGCACGAGCGCAGCCTGAACATCGACTTCATCCTCGGCTACCTCGAACGCCTCCTCCCCCGCCGCCCCGACCTCAAGGTGATCATCACCTCGGCGACCATCGACCCGGAGCGGTTCGCGGCGCACTTCGCGGCCGCCGACGGCACTCCGGCGCCGATCGTCGAGGTGTCCGGCCGGACCTACCCGGTCGAGGTGCGGTACCGCCCGGTCAACGACCCCGAGGACCCGCGCACGATCGACCGCGACCAGACCCAGGCGATCCTGGACGCCGTCGACGAGCTCGAGTACGAGGCGGACGGCGACGTCCTGGTCTTCCTGTCCGGTGAGCGCGAGATCCGCGACACCGCCGACGCGCTGAACGACAAGTTCCGCGGCGAACGGCGTACGACCGAGATCCTCCCCCTCTACGCGCGGCTCTCGAACGCGGAGCAGCACCGGGTCTTCCAGCCGCACGCCAACCGCCGGATCGTGCTCGCCACGAACGTCGCCGAGACCTCGCTGACCGTCCCCGGCATCAAGTACGTGATCGACCCCGGTACGGCGCGCATCTCGCGCTACAGCCACCGCACCAAGGTCCAGCACCTGCCGATCGAGCCGGTGTCGCAGGCCAGCGCCAACCAGCGCAAGGGCCGCAGCGGCCGGACCAGCGACGGTATCTGCATCCGCCTGTACTCCGAGGAGGACTTCGACAACCGCCCGGAGTTCACCGAGCCGGAGATCCTGCGTACCAACCTCGCCTCCGTCATCCTGCAGATGACCGCGATCGGGCTCGGCGACATCGCCGCGTTCCCGTTCATCGACGAACCCGACAAGCGCAGCATCACCGACGGCCTGCAACTGCTCACCGAGCTCGGGGCGATCGACACACCGAAGGGCGGCCGGCTGACCCCGATCGGCCGGCAGCTCGCGCAGATCCCGCTGGATCCGCGGCTGGCCCGGATGATCGTCGAGGCCGACAAGCACGCCTGTGTCCGCGAGGTCATGGTGATCGCGGCCGCACTCTCGATCCAGGACCCGCGCGAACGCCCGACCGACGCCGAGGCGCAGGCCCAGCAGGCGCACGCCCGGTTCCGCGACCCGAACAGCGACTTCCTCGGGTACCTGAACCTCTGGGGCTATCTGAAGAAGCAGCAGAAGGAACTGTCCGGCAACCAGTTCCGCCGGATGTGCCGCAGCGAGTACCTGAACTATCTCCGGGTCCGCGAGTGGCAGGACATCTTCGCCCAGCTGCGTCAGGTCGCGTCCCAGATCGGTGTGAAGCTCAACAGCGGCGAGCCGGCCGATCCGCAGAGCGTGCACATCGCGCTGATGTCCGGTCTGCTCAGCCACCTCGGGATGAAGGACCCCGCCAACCAGCACCAGTACCTCGGCGCGCGCGGTACGAAGTTCGCGATCTTCCCCGGCTCGGGGCTGTTCAAGAAGCCGCCGCAGTTCGTGATGGCCGCCGAGCTGGTCGAGACGTCGAAGCTGTGGGCGCGGGTGAACGCGAAGATCGAGCCGGAGTGGGCCGAGGATCTCGCCCCGCACCTGATCAAGCGCTCGTACTCCGAGCCGCACTGGGAACGTAAGGCCGGCGCCGTGATGGCGTACGAGAAGGTCACGCTGTACGGCGTACCGATCGTCGCCCGGCGCAAGGTGAACTACGGGAAGGTCGACCCGGAGGTGTCGCGCGAGCTGTTCATCCGGCACGCGCTGGTCGAGGGCGACTGGGACACCCACCACAAGTTCTTCCACGAGAACCGCAAGCTGATCGAAGAGGTCGAGGAGCTCGAGGAGCGCACCCGGCGGCGCGACCTGCTGGTCGACGACGAGACGCTGTTCGCGTTCTACGACGAGCGGCTCGGCCCAGAGGTCGTCACCGGACGGCACTTCGACACGTGGTGGAAGACGGCACGGCAGCGCGACGCCGACCTGCTCGACTTCGAACGTTCGCTGATCGTCCGCGAAGGCGCGGACGTCAAGGAGGACGAGTTCCCGCTGCGCTGGACGCAGAACGGGATGACGTTCGACCTGACCTACGCCTTCGAGCCCGGCACGGACGCCGACGGCGTGACTGTGCACATTCCGCTGCTCGTGCTGAACCAGGTGACCGCGGACGGCTTCGAGTGGAGCGTTCCCGGCTTCCGCGAGGAGCTGGTCACGACGCTGATCAAGTCACTTCCGAAGGCGGTACGGCGGAACATCGTGCCGGCGCCCGACCACGCGCGGCAGATCCTCCCCGAGCTCGACCCGGCGTCCGGACCGCTCACCGACGCGATGGCGCGCGCCCTGCGGGACCTTCGCGGTGTCGTGATCGAGACGGAGGACTGGGACTGGACCCGGGTGCCCGAGCACCTGCGGCTGACGTTCCGGGTCGAGGACGACAAGCGCAAGACCGTGGCCGAGGGCAAGGATCTCGCCAAGCTGAAGGAGAAGCTGAAGCCGAAGACGAAGGCCGCGATCTCGCAGGTCGCGTCGAAGGCGGTCAGCGGTCTCGAGAAGGCCGGGCTGACCGACTGGACGCTCGGCGATCTCCCCCGCAGCTTCTCCGAACACCGCAACGGGCTGACGGTCGCGGGATACCCGGCGCTCGTCGACGAGGGCAAGAGCGTCGCGATCCGTCTGCAGGAGACCGAACGTGATCAGGCCGCGGCGATGTGGGCGGGTACGCGGCGGCTTCTGCTGCTGACGATGCCGTCGGTGATCGACGTCGTACAGCGGAATCTGAGCAACCAGCAGAAGATGACGTTGATGGCGGGTCCGCATCGCAACGTCGGCGAGCTGCTCGACGATGCGATCGCGGCGGCCGTCGATCAGCTGATGGCGGCGGCGGGCGGGCCGGCGTGGAACCTGACCGCGTTCTCGATCCTGCGGGACGCCGTACGGTCGGATCTCGCGGACACCGTGCTGACGATCCTGCAGCAGGTCGAGCAGGTGCTCGGGCATGCGCGGACCGTGGACAAGCAGATCTCCCGCGCCGCCAGCCCCGCGTTGCTCGCTGCCCTCTCGGATGTCCGCGGCCAACTCGAAGGGCTTGTGCATCCAGGGTTCATCACGGAGACCGGCGCGAAACGACTGCCCGATCTGGTGCGGTACCTGCGCGGCATGGAGCAGCGGCTGGACAAGCTCGGGGCCAACGCAGCGCGCGACCGCTCCGGCATGGCCGTCGTCGACATGCTCACCGACGAGTACCGCAAGAGACTCCGCGCGGTGCCGACCGGCAAGTACCCGAGCCCCGAACTACTCGAGGTCCGGTGGATGCTCGAGGAACTCCGCATCAGCCTCTTCGCCCAAACCCTCGGCACGCCCTACCCGGTCTCAGAGAAACGCATCCGCAAAGCCTTGGCCGACAGCTAG
- a CDS encoding tripartite tricarboxylate transporter TctB family protein, producing MSTSEEAVEEAVKASDVEVEASRLVRIIAALVLIVLSVTFLVGVFDIRSPKGFDPAGPRFFPLLVTSAWLVLSIAYLIEGLRSPRTARATDRSWFEPVAVSALLVLYALLVVPLGYLIATALLFFAAARVLGSRQLVRDIVVAVVLTVVVYIAFTQFLDISLPGGVLGL from the coding sequence GTGAGCACTTCTGAGGAAGCAGTCGAAGAAGCAGTCAAAGCTTCGGATGTCGAGGTCGAGGCTTCGCGGCTGGTGCGGATCATCGCCGCGCTCGTGCTGATCGTGTTGAGCGTGACGTTCCTGGTGGGCGTGTTCGACATCCGCAGCCCCAAGGGCTTCGACCCAGCCGGTCCGCGGTTCTTCCCGCTGCTCGTGACGTCCGCGTGGCTGGTGCTGTCGATCGCCTACCTGATCGAAGGACTCCGGTCGCCGAGGACCGCCCGCGCAACCGATCGCAGCTGGTTCGAGCCGGTCGCGGTCTCCGCACTTCTGGTGCTGTATGCGCTGCTCGTCGTCCCGCTCGGCTATCTCATTGCCACTGCGTTGCTGTTCTTCGCGGCGGCCCGGGTGCTCGGTAGCCGCCAGTTGGTGCGGGACATCGTGGTGGCCGTCGTACTCACTGTTGTCGTGTACATCGCGTTCACGCAGTTCCTCGACATCTCGTTGCCGGGAGGGGTGCTGGGCCTGTGA